One genomic segment of Chitinophaga parva includes these proteins:
- the rplE gene encoding 50S ribosomal protein L5: MANTTYTPRLAAKYKDEVVAALMKKFNYKSVMQVPRLVKICLNQGINGAVGDKKLVDIAVDEMTRISGQKAIPTLSKKDISNFKLRKHMPIGTRVTLRSVNMYEFLDRLVSVSLPRVRDFKGINEKAFDGRGNYTLGVTEQIIFPEIDIDKVTKIAGMDITFVTTAQTNEEAYELLKELGLPFKNIRKEQA, encoded by the coding sequence ATGGCAAACACTACATATACTCCGAGACTTGCTGCCAAATATAAAGATGAAGTGGTAGCTGCGTTGATGAAAAAATTCAACTACAAGAGCGTTATGCAGGTTCCCCGCCTGGTTAAAATCTGTCTGAACCAAGGTATCAACGGTGCCGTAGGTGACAAGAAACTGGTGGACATTGCAGTGGACGAAATGACCCGTATCTCTGGTCAGAAAGCCATTCCGACCCTGTCTAAGAAAGATATTTCCAACTTTAAGTTGCGTAAACATATGCCCATCGGCACCCGCGTTACCCTGCGTAGCGTGAACATGTACGAATTCCTGGACCGCCTGGTATCCGTGTCACTGCCCCGCGTACGTGACTTCAAGGGTATCAACGAGAAAGCTTTCGACGGCCGTGGCAACTACACCCTGGGTGTTACCGAGCAGATCATCTTCCCGGAAATCGACATCGACAAGGTGACCAAGATCGCGGGTATGGATATCACTTTCGTGACCACCGCCCAGACCAACGAAGAAGCCTACGAACTGCTGAAAGAACTGGGCTTGCCGTTCAAGAACATCCGTAAGGAACAAGCATAA
- the rpsC gene encoding 30S ribosomal protein S3 translates to MGQKTNPIGSRLGIIRGWDSNWYGSKKDYATKLIEDNKIRTYLNARINKGGISRVVIERTLGKLIITIHTSKPGIIIGKGGGEVDRIKEELKKLTGKDDVQINILEIRRPEIDANIVAETIAKQIESRINYKRAIKMAIATALRMGAEGIKIKASGRLGGAEIARSEEIKSGRVPLHTFRMDIDYASLFAMTVYGKIGIKVWICKGEVLGKRDLNPNVLSGKEGEVRGGGEHRREGGRSDRGDNNRGGGRGGDRRGGDNRGGGRR, encoded by the coding sequence ATGGGTCAGAAAACAAATCCTATTGGTAGCAGGTTAGGTATCATCAGAGGATGGGACTCTAATTGGTATGGCAGCAAAAAGGATTATGCTACCAAACTGATTGAAGATAACAAAATCAGAACTTACCTGAATGCCCGTATCAACAAAGGTGGCATTTCAAGAGTAGTGATCGAAAGAACACTCGGTAAGCTGATTATCACCATCCATACTTCCAAACCTGGTATCATCATAGGTAAAGGTGGTGGAGAGGTTGATCGCATCAAGGAAGAGCTGAAGAAGCTCACCGGCAAAGATGATGTTCAGATCAACATCCTGGAGATCCGCCGTCCCGAGATCGACGCTAATATCGTGGCTGAAACGATCGCTAAACAGATCGAAAGCCGCATCAACTATAAACGCGCCATTAAAATGGCGATCGCTACTGCGCTCAGAATGGGTGCAGAAGGTATCAAGATCAAGGCTTCCGGCCGTCTGGGTGGTGCTGAAATTGCCCGCTCTGAAGAGATCAAATCCGGTCGTGTGCCTTTGCATACTTTCCGTATGGATATCGACTACGCTTCCCTGTTTGCCATGACCGTTTACGGTAAGATCGGTATCAAGGTATGGATCTGTAAAGGTGAAGTACTGGGCAAACGTGACCTGAACCCGAACGTGCTCTCCGGTAAAGAAGGTGAAGTACGCGGTGGTGGTGAACACCGTCGTGAAGGCGGCCGTTCCGACAGGGGCGATAACAACCGTGGCGGTGGCCGTGGCGGTGACAGAAGAGGTGGTGACAACCGTGGCGGTGGCCGCAGATAG
- the rpsH gene encoding 30S ribosomal protein S8, with product MVTDPIADFLTRIRNAQMATHRIVEIPASKLKKRITEILYDKGYILKYKFEEDNKQGVIKIALKYDPTTKEPAIKELHRISRPGLRQYAKPEDFKRVKNGLGVAIISTSKGVMTDKEAKAQNVGGEVVCSIY from the coding sequence ATGGTTACTGATCCAATTGCCGACTTCTTAACAAGAATCCGCAACGCTCAGATGGCAACTCACCGCATCGTTGAGATCCCTGCCTCTAAACTGAAAAAACGCATTACCGAAATCCTGTACGACAAAGGGTATATCCTGAAGTACAAATTCGAAGAAGATAACAAACAAGGTGTTATCAAGATCGCGTTGAAGTACGATCCCACCACTAAAGAGCCTGCAATCAAGGAATTACATCGCATCAGCCGTCCGGGTCTGCGTCAGTACGCTAAGCCCGAAGATTTTAAGCGTGTGAAGAATGGTCTGGGCGTCGCTATCATCTCTACCTCAAAAGGCGTGATGACCGACAAGGAAGCGAAAGCACAGAACGTTGGTGGCGAAGTAGTTTGCTCCATCTACTAA
- the rpsN gene encoding 30S ribosomal protein S14, translating into MARESVKARQRKREALVAKFAEKRAALKAAGDYAALDRLPKNASPVRLKNRCQLSGRPRGYMRHFGICRNMFRDLALEGKIPGVRKASW; encoded by the coding sequence ATGGCAAGAGAATCCGTAAAAGCCAGACAAAGAAAGAGAGAGGCCCTGGTAGCCAAATTCGCAGAAAAACGCGCTGCCCTGAAAGCAGCCGGTGATTATGCCGCTTTGGACAGACTGCCCAAGAATGCATCTCCCGTTCGTCTGAAAAACAGATGCCAGCTCTCCGGTCGTCCCAGAGGTTACATGAGACATTTCGGTATCTGCCGTAACATGTTCCGTGACCTGGCCCTGGAAGGCAAGATCCCTGGCGTTCGTAAAGCTAGCTGGTAA
- the rpmC gene encoding 50S ribosomal protein L29 → MAQAKLDVKSLNDQDLKDKIQDETVRLKKMSFGHAITPIENPMSIRLLRRDIARLKTELHRRATGK, encoded by the coding sequence ATGGCACAAGCTAAGCTGGACGTGAAAAGCCTGAATGATCAGGACTTGAAAGACAAGATCCAGGACGAAACAGTACGTCTGAAGAAAATGTCCTTCGGTCATGCTATCACGCCGATCGAAAATCCGATGAGCATCCGCCTGCTGAGAAGGGATATTGCGCGCCTGAAAACGGAGCTTCACCGCAGAGCTACGGGCAAATAA
- the rplR gene encoding 50S ribosomal protein L18, which yields MNNKVVNRQKIRYRIRKKVFGTPTAPRLSVFRSNSDIYAQLIDDTNGATIASASSRDKALKGITGTKSEKAKQVGAAVAAKAVALGVTKCVFDRNGYLYHGRVQNLADGAREGGLQF from the coding sequence ATGAACAACAAAGTTGTCAACAGACAGAAGATCCGCTATCGCATCCGCAAGAAGGTTTTCGGCACTCCCACGGCTCCCCGTTTGTCCGTATTCCGCAGCAATAGCGACATCTACGCGCAGCTGATCGACGATACCAATGGCGCTACCATTGCGTCTGCCTCCAGCCGTGACAAGGCCCTGAAAGGCATCACCGGTACCAAGTCAGAAAAAGCAAAACAGGTAGGTGCAGCCGTAGCAGCAAAAGCTGTTGCACTGGGCGTTACCAAATGCGTTTTTGACAGAAATGGTTATCTCTACCACGGCCGTGTACAGAACCTGGCAGACGGTGCGAGAGAAGGTGGCCTGCAATTCTAA
- the rplX gene encoding 50S ribosomal protein L24, with amino-acid sequence MKTRFKPKFNVKKGDLVVVIAGDDKDRTKPRKVLEVLPQEARILVEGVNIITKHTKPTAQNTKGGIVKQEGPIAISNVMLWDAKAGAPTKVSRKRENGKLVRIAKKSGEVIK; translated from the coding sequence ATGAAAACTAGATTCAAGCCTAAGTTCAACGTGAAGAAAGGCGACCTCGTTGTAGTGATCGCTGGCGATGATAAGGACAGAACTAAACCCCGCAAGGTACTGGAAGTACTGCCGCAGGAAGCACGCATCCTCGTTGAGGGCGTGAATATCATCACCAAGCACACCAAACCTACTGCACAGAATACCAAAGGCGGTATTGTAAAGCAGGAAGGTCCGATCGCTATTTCCAACGTAATGTTGTGGGACGCTAAGGCTGGTGCACCTACTAAGGTTAGCAGAAAGCGTGAAAACGGTAAATTAGTTCGTATCGCTAAAAAATCAGGGGAGGTAATTAAATAA
- the rplP gene encoding 50S ribosomal protein L16 — protein sequence MLQPKRTKHRKMHKGRIRGNAKRGATLAFGSFGLKAMEPKWITDRQIEAARVALTRHMKREGNVWIRIFPDKPITAKPLEVRMGKGKGAPDHWAAVVKPGRILFEADGVPLQVAKEAMELAAQKLPIKVKFVIRRDFVA from the coding sequence ATGTTACAGCCCAAGAGGACGAAACACAGGAAAATGCATAAAGGCCGCATCAGAGGCAATGCCAAAAGAGGCGCTACGCTGGCCTTTGGCTCCTTCGGTCTGAAAGCAATGGAACCTAAGTGGATCACCGACCGGCAAATTGAAGCTGCCCGTGTGGCGCTGACCCGTCATATGAAACGTGAGGGTAATGTCTGGATCCGTATTTTCCCTGACAAGCCTATCACTGCCAAACCGTTGGAAGTACGTATGGGTAAAGGTAAAGGTGCGCCTGATCACTGGGCTGCCGTGGTAAAACCGGGCCGTATTTTGTTCGAAGCAGACGGTGTACCCCTGCAGGTAGCAAAAGAAGCCATGGAACTGGCCGCACAGAAATTGCCGATCAAGGTGAAATTTGTGATCCGCCGCGATTTCGTTGCTTAA
- the rplF gene encoding 50S ribosomal protein L6 — translation MSRIGRSPIKLESGVTVTVSAANEVTVKGPKGELKREVDRDIKVEIVDGHINVTRPTDQIRHRALHGLYRALIANMVKGVTTGFTKQLELVGVGYKATHSGQLLDLSLGYSHNIVFEVPKELKVNTVTEKGANPKIMLESIDKQLLGQVAAKLRSLRKPEPYKGKGVRYSDEVVRKKAGKSAGK, via the coding sequence ATGTCTCGTATAGGTAGAAGCCCTATCAAGCTGGAAAGCGGTGTTACAGTTACTGTTTCCGCTGCCAATGAAGTAACCGTTAAAGGTCCCAAAGGCGAGCTGAAAAGGGAAGTTGACCGTGATATCAAGGTGGAAATAGTTGATGGTCACATCAACGTAACCCGCCCCACTGATCAGATCCGTCACCGTGCCCTGCACGGTCTGTACCGCGCCCTGATCGCTAACATGGTAAAAGGTGTAACCACTGGCTTTACCAAACAACTGGAACTGGTGGGTGTAGGTTACAAAGCCACACACTCCGGCCAGCTGCTGGACCTGTCACTGGGTTACTCTCACAATATTGTTTTCGAAGTTCCCAAAGAACTGAAGGTGAACACCGTAACTGAAAAAGGTGCTAACCCGAAGATCATGCTGGAAAGCATCGATAAGCAGCTCCTGGGCCAGGTAGCCGCTAAGCTGCGCAGCCTGCGTAAACCCGAACCGTACAAAGGTAAAGGTGTACGCTACAGCGATGAAGTGGTACGTAAGAAAGCCGGTAAATCTGCTGGTAAATAA
- the rpsQ gene encoding 30S ribosomal protein S17, translated as MTTERKVRKTRVGVVSSNKMDKTITVSVERKVKHPIYGKFLKKTTKFMAHDEKNECSIGDTVKIMETRPLSKNKSWRLIEVIEKVK; from the coding sequence ATGACGACCGAAAGAAAAGTTAGAAAAACCAGAGTTGGTGTAGTATCAAGCAACAAGATGGATAAAACCATCACTGTTAGCGTTGAGCGTAAAGTAAAGCACCCGATTTATGGTAAGTTCTTGAAAAAGACCACCAAGTTCATGGCACACGACGAAAAGAACGAGTGCAGCATTGGTGACACCGTTAAGATCATGGAAACACGCCCCTTGAGCAAAAACAAGTCCTGGCGCCTGATCGAGGTGATCGAAAAAGTAAAATAA
- the rplN gene encoding 50S ribosomal protein L14 → MIQQETRLSVADNSGAKEVLCIRVLGNSGQDYAKVGDKIVVTVKDAIPGGGAKKGMVTKAVIVRTKNKLRRKDGSYIRFDDNAVVLLNNSDDPRGTRIFGPVARELRDKGYMKIISLAPEVL, encoded by the coding sequence ATGATACAGCAAGAGACCAGACTGAGTGTAGCCGATAACAGCGGTGCCAAGGAAGTATTGTGCATCCGCGTGCTGGGCAACTCCGGCCAGGACTACGCCAAAGTAGGCGATAAGATCGTGGTTACCGTAAAAGATGCTATCCCCGGCGGCGGCGCCAAGAAAGGGATGGTTACCAAGGCGGTAATTGTTAGAACCAAAAACAAATTACGTCGTAAAGACGGTTCTTATATCCGTTTCGATGATAACGCCGTTGTGCTGCTGAATAACTCAGATGACCCGCGCGGTACCCGTATTTTCGGTCCGGTTGCCCGTGAGCTGCGTGACAAGGGCTATATGAAAATTATCTCCCTCGCACCTGAGGTACTGTAA
- the rplV gene encoding 50S ribosomal protein L22, which produces MEAVAKLNNNPTSPRKMRLLADLIRGMEVEKALNVLKFHPKHPSTPLEKLLLSAVANWKVKNEGVRVEDANLVVKTIFVDGGRMLKRMRPAPQGRGYRVRKRSNHVTIIVDSRA; this is translated from the coding sequence ATGGAAGCAGTAGCTAAGCTTAATAATAATCCAACTTCTCCCCGTAAAATGCGTCTGCTGGCAGACCTGATCCGTGGTATGGAAGTGGAAAAAGCTTTGAATGTTTTGAAATTCCATCCTAAGCACCCCAGCACCCCGCTGGAAAAACTGCTGTTGTCTGCCGTTGCTAACTGGAAAGTTAAGAACGAAGGCGTACGGGTTGAAGATGCCAACCTGGTTGTAAAGACCATCTTCGTTGATGGTGGCCGCATGCTGAAGAGAATGCGTCCTGCACCCCAGGGTAGAGGTTACCGCGTTCGTAAGAGAAGCAATCACGTAACCATCATCGTTGATAGCCGCGCTTAA
- the rpsS gene encoding 30S ribosomal protein S19, whose product MGRSIKKGPYIDLKLQNKVDKMNEGSKRTVIKTWSRRSTISPDFVGHTFAVHNGNKFIPVYVTEFMVGHKLGEFAPSRNFRGHAAKKM is encoded by the coding sequence ATGGGTCGTTCCATTAAAAAAGGTCCTTACATAGACCTGAAATTGCAGAATAAAGTTGATAAAATGAACGAAGGTAGCAAGCGTACTGTTATCAAGACCTGGAGCCGCCGTTCTACTATCTCCCCGGATTTTGTAGGCCACACTTTCGCAGTGCACAATGGCAACAAATTTATCCCGGTGTATGTAACCGAGTTCATGGTAGGCCATAAACTGGGTGAATTTGCTCCTTCCCGTAACTTCAGAGGCCACGCTGCTAAGAAAATGTAG